Proteins co-encoded in one Odontesthes bonariensis isolate fOdoBon6 chromosome 24, fOdoBon6.hap1, whole genome shotgun sequence genomic window:
- the hadhb gene encoding trifunctional enzyme subunit beta, mitochondrial, whose amino-acid sequence MASMLLSTMRSCTVSPSWAARFGARSLSTTTQLQALAQTKSKKTLSRPGVKNIVLVEGVRTPFLLSGTTYADLMPHDLARAALQGLLNRTSLPKDVVDYIIYGTVIQEVKTSNVAREASLGAGFSDKIPSHTVTMACISSNQAMTSAVGLIAAGQCDSVVAGGVEFMSDVPIRHSRKMRKTMLSLNKAKTVGQKLGLIGSIRLAHLSPELPAVAEFSTAETMGHSADRLAAAFGVSRVEQDEFALRSHTLAKKAQDDGLLEDVISFKVPGRDIVSKDNGIRPSSMEQMGKLKAAFVKPHGTVTAANSSFLTDGASAVLVMSEEKALAMGYKPKAYLRDFVYVSQDPKDQLLLGPTYASPKVLERAGLSMSDIDVFEFHEAFAGQIMANLKAMDSDWFAQTYMGRKSKVGTPPMEKFNLWGGSLSLGHPFGATGCRLVTTVAHRLKKEGGQYGLVAACAAGGQGHAMVIEAYPH is encoded by the exons ATGGCTTCCATGTTACTGAGCACAATGCGGAGCTGCACTGTCAGCCCTTCCTGGGCAGCACGGTTTG GTGCACGCTCTCTCAGTACGACAACACAGCTTCAGGCTCTGG CTCAGACGAAGAGCAAGAAAACACTGTCTCGACCTGGCGTGAAGAATATTGTTCTGGTTGAAGGTGTTCGAACGCCTTTTCTGCTGTCTGGAACCAC aTATGCTGACCTAATGCCCCATGACCTGGCCAGAGCAGCTCTGCA AGGACTACTGAACAGGACAAGTTTACCCAAAGATGTAGTAGACTACATCATATATGGAACAGTCATTCAGGAAGTCAAAACCAGCAATGTGGCCCGAGAG GCATCATTAGGGGCAGGCTTCTCTGACAAGATTCCATCTCACACCGTCACCATGGCCTGCATCTCCTCCAACCAGGCCATGACCTCAG CTGTTGGGCTGATTGCTGCAGGCCAGTGTGATTCCGTTGTGGCAGGTGGGGTGGAGTTCATGTCCGACGTTCCGATCCGTCACAGCCGTAAGATGAGGAAGACCATGCTGTCCCTCAACAAGGCAAAAACCGTCGGCCAGAAGCTCGGTTTGATTGGCAGCATCCGGCTAGCTCACCTCTCCCCAGAG CTTCCTGCTGTGGCTGAGTTCTCCACAGCAGAAACCATGGGCCACAGTGCGGATCGCCTGGCCGCTGCCTTTGGGGTCTCCAGAGTGGAGCAGGACGAGTTTGCTCTGCGATCGCACACTCTGGCCAAAAAGGCTCAGGACGATGGACTCCTGGAGGATGTCATTTCCTTTAAAGTGCCAG GCCGTGATATTGTATCAAAGGACAATGGCATACGTCCCTCATCCATGGAGCAAATGGGCAAACTTAAGGCCGCCTTCGTTAAGCCGCATGGCACAGTCACTGCTGCCAACTCCTCTTTCCTG ACCGACGGTGCCTCTGCAGTGCTTGTCATGTCTGAGGAGAAGGCTTTGGCCATGGGTTACAAGCCGAAAGCTTACCTCAG AGACTTTGTCTATGTGTCTCAGGACCCCAAAGATCAGCTGCTTTTGGG GCCAACGTACGCTTCACCTAAAGTCCTGGAACGGGCCGGCTTGTCCATGAGTGACATTGACGTGTTTGAGTTTCACGAGGCATTTGCA GGTCAGATAATGGCAAATCTTAAGGCTATGGACTCGGATTGGTTTGCGCAGACGTACATGGGAAGAAAATCAAAG GTTGGGACTCCTCCCATGGAGAAGTTCAACCTGTGGGGAGGTTCCCTGTCTTTGGGCCACCCATTCGGTGCCACAGGCTGCAGGCTGGTGACCACAGTGGCACATCGGCTGAAGAAGGAGGGGGGGCAGTATGGACTGGTGGCAGCTTGTGCAGCAGGAGGACAG GGTCATGCCATGGTGATTGAGGCCTATCCCCATTAA